TGATGCCGCGTTCGGCGAGCAACTCGGCGGTGAGCGCGCCGGTGGTCGACCCGCCGACGATGACCGCGTCCTCCACCTCGTCGACGGCGTGGTCGGGGTCGATGGCGCGCGCGAACTCGCGGACGCTCGGTGGCTGACCGACGACGACGACCCGGGACGAACCCTCGATGAGGGTGTCGCCACGCGGTACTTCCGCGCAGTCGGCGCCGTCCGGGATGACCGCGACGAAGGTCAGTTCGTCGAACCGGTCGGCTTCGGCGACGGTCTGGCCCGCAATCGGGCTGTCGGCCGGCACCTCGAACTCCGCCATCTGCACGCTCCCGTCCGCGAACGGGTCGACGTCGCGGGCGGTCGGCAGGTCGATGACGCGCACGATGGCTTGGGCCGCGAGCAAGTCCGTGCAGACGAGGAAGTCCGCGCCGAACGCCCCGCGGTGACGCCGCCACGTCTCCAGGTAGGTGGTGTTCTTCACGCGCGCGATGGTGAACGCGTCGCTCACCGTCTTCACCGTGCCACACGTCGCGAGGTTCGTCTCGTCGTCGTCCGTGCTCGCGATGACGACGTCCGCGCGCTCGACCTCGGCGTCGATCAGGTCGTCGAGGTCGGTGCCGTCGCCGGTCAACGCGAGGACGTCGTGGGCGTACTGGAGGGACTCCACGCGCTCGCCGTCGATGTCCAAGACGACGATTTCGTGGGCGTCCGCGAGGCTCGCTGCGATGCTCGACCCGACCTCGCCGGCGCCGACGATGAGGATGCGCATTCAGTTCGTGCCCCCAATTTGCATGTCCGGGCCCTCTCGCTCCCCGGTCAATAGCCCTTCGGATGCGACTGCAACGTTTATTGTCTATGATTACACATTGAGCGCAAATGACGATGGGAGGAGGGTCCTCGATTCGCGTGTTGCTCGTCGAGGAC
The nucleotide sequence above comes from Halobacterium litoreum. Encoded proteins:
- the trkA gene encoding Trk system potassium transporter TrkA, whose translation is MRILIVGAGEVGSSIAASLADAHEIVVLDIDGERVESLQYAHDVLALTGDGTDLDDLIDAEVERADVVIASTDDDETNLATCGTVKTVSDAFTIARVKNTTYLETWRRHRGAFGADFLVCTDLLAAQAIVRVIDLPTARDVDPFADGSVQMAEFEVPADSPIAGQTVAEADRFDELTFVAVIPDGADCAEVPRGDTLIEGSSRVVVVGQPPSVREFARAIDPDHAVDEVEDAVIVGGSTTGALTAELLAERGITPRIVELDDGRARDLAERVPAATVLSHDATDPEFLAREHVADADVVVATLGSDERSLLVALLAKRAGATRAIAVVEQPRYVDLFETVGVDVAVNPREVTAEEITRFTRERRAENVAIIEPGGAEVLEVEVDDESVLAGRPIRDVVEDLPEGVVVGAITRNGEYVTPRGDTVVEVGDHVVAFVRANALDEVTSKL